The following coding sequences are from one Streptomyces sp. NBC_01232 window:
- a CDS encoding M28 family metallopeptidase: MPSRRIAAATAALAAAALVSPLLLAGPAGATGSPQSDAARGNALAKKLVKDATGKGAYNHLKVLQSLADYNNGNRAAGSKGHEQSAKYIEAVMKAAGYTVTRNEFDFVYVETIEEKLTVGGANERDVPIHLMTYTANSPEGGVTADVAVAPVDADGTNGCEPGDFASGTFTGKIALIKRGGCTFAVKQQNAATAGAVGAVIFNNTAGALNGTLGDPTLGKVPTGGITQEDGEKLAAEAAAGPVQVTLDIRELRENRKTFNVIAETKGGDENNTVFLGSHLDSVAAGPGINDNGSGSAGILQVAQRLASEQKKVKNKVKFAWWSAEEFGLLGSEAYVAGLTDAQKKQIKLYLNFDMIASPNAAYFVYDGDDSDATGSGPGPEGSAQLEKGINDFLDSKKIPHEGTDFSGRSDYGPFIEVGIPSGGTFTGAEGIKTAEQAAKFGGQAGVAYDVNYHGKGDDITNIDQKALDINVDVIADAVGHYAHDLAPLSKPVVSQPTGGTGSGGGLHQGHDEVTQ, from the coding sequence ATGCCCTCACGTCGTATAGCCGCAGCAACCGCCGCCCTGGCAGCCGCGGCCCTCGTCTCGCCCCTGCTGCTCGCCGGACCGGCCGGCGCCACCGGGAGCCCGCAGAGCGACGCCGCCCGGGGCAACGCCCTGGCCAAGAAGCTGGTCAAGGACGCGACCGGCAAGGGCGCCTACAACCACCTCAAGGTCCTGCAGTCGCTCGCCGACTACAACAACGGCAACCGCGCGGCCGGTTCCAAGGGCCACGAGCAGTCGGCCAAGTACATCGAGGCCGTGATGAAGGCGGCCGGCTACACGGTCACCAGGAACGAGTTCGACTTCGTCTACGTCGAGACCATCGAAGAGAAGCTGACGGTGGGCGGCGCGAACGAGCGCGACGTACCGATCCACCTGATGACCTACACGGCGAACTCCCCGGAGGGCGGCGTGACCGCCGACGTCGCCGTCGCCCCGGTCGACGCGGACGGGACGAACGGCTGCGAGCCCGGCGACTTCGCCTCCGGCACCTTCACCGGCAAGATCGCCCTGATCAAGCGCGGCGGCTGCACCTTCGCGGTGAAGCAGCAGAACGCGGCGACGGCCGGAGCCGTCGGCGCGGTCATCTTCAACAACACCGCGGGCGCCCTGAACGGCACCCTCGGCGACCCGACCCTCGGCAAGGTCCCGACGGGCGGCATCACCCAGGAGGACGGCGAGAAGCTGGCCGCAGAGGCCGCCGCCGGCCCGGTCCAGGTCACCCTCGACATCCGCGAGCTGCGCGAGAACCGCAAGACGTTCAACGTCATCGCCGAGACCAAGGGCGGCGACGAGAACAACACCGTCTTCCTCGGCTCGCACCTCGACTCGGTCGCGGCCGGCCCGGGCATCAACGACAACGGCTCGGGCTCGGCGGGCATCCTCCAGGTCGCCCAGCGGCTCGCGAGCGAGCAGAAGAAGGTCAAGAACAAGGTCAAGTTCGCCTGGTGGTCGGCGGAGGAGTTCGGCCTGCTCGGCTCCGAGGCGTACGTCGCCGGCCTCACGGACGCGCAGAAGAAGCAGATCAAGCTCTACCTGAACTTCGACATGATCGCCTCGCCGAACGCCGCCTACTTCGTCTACGACGGCGACGACTCGGACGCGACCGGCTCGGGCCCCGGCCCGGAGGGCTCCGCCCAGCTGGAGAAGGGGATCAACGACTTCCTCGACTCGAAGAAGATCCCGCACGAGGGCACGGACTTCTCGGGCCGCTCGGACTACGGCCCGTTCATCGAGGTGGGCATCCCGTCCGGCGGTACCTTCACCGGTGCCGAGGGCATCAAGACCGCCGAGCAGGCCGCGAAGTTCGGCGGCCAGGCGGGTGTCGCCTACGACGTGAACTACCACGGCAAGGGTGACGACATCACCAACATCGACCAGAAGGCGCTCGACATCAACGTCGACGTCATCGCGGACGCGGTCGGCCACTACGCCCACGACCTGGCCCCGCTGTCGAAGCCGGTCGTCTCGCAGCCCACGGGCGGCACGGGCAGCGGCGGCGGCCTGCACCAGGGCCACGACGAGGTCACGCAGTAA
- a CDS encoding type III pantothenate kinase gives MLLTIDVGNTHTVLGLFDGDEIVEHWRISTDPQRTADEMAVLLQGLMGMHPMLGSELGDGIHGIAICSAVPSVLHELREVTRRYYGDVPAVIVEPGTKTGVPILMDNPKEVGADRIVNAVAVVELYGGPAIVVDLGTATTFDAVSAKGEYVGGVISPGIEISMDALGVRGAQLRKIELARPRNVIGKSTVEAMQSGVVYGFAGQVDGVVTRMAKELAGPNGDPDDVRVIATGGLAPMVLGESSVIDDHEPWLTLIGLRLVYQRNAPNFA, from the coding sequence GTGCTCCTCACCATCGACGTGGGCAACACCCACACGGTCCTGGGCCTGTTCGACGGTGACGAGATCGTCGAGCACTGGCGCATCTCGACCGACCCGCAGCGCACGGCCGACGAGATGGCCGTGCTCCTGCAGGGGCTGATGGGCATGCACCCGATGCTCGGCAGCGAGCTGGGCGACGGGATCCACGGCATCGCGATCTGCTCGGCGGTGCCGTCGGTCCTGCACGAGCTGCGCGAGGTGACCCGCCGCTACTACGGCGACGTGCCCGCGGTGATCGTGGAGCCGGGCACCAAGACGGGCGTGCCGATCCTCATGGACAACCCCAAGGAGGTCGGCGCGGACCGCATCGTGAACGCGGTCGCGGTGGTCGAGCTCTACGGGGGCCCGGCGATCGTGGTCGACCTGGGTACGGCGACCACCTTCGACGCGGTGTCCGCGAAGGGCGAGTACGTGGGCGGGGTGATCTCCCCGGGCATCGAGATCTCGATGGACGCGCTCGGCGTGCGGGGTGCCCAGCTGCGGAAGATCGAGCTCGCCCGGCCGCGCAACGTGATCGGGAAGTCCACGGTCGAGGCGATGCAGTCGGGCGTGGTCTACGGCTTCGCGGGCCAGGTCGACGGGGTCGTGACCCGGATGGCGAAGGAGCTGGCCGGACCCAACGGCGACCCGGACGACGTCCGCGTCATCGCCACCGGCGGGCTGGCTCCGATGGTGCTGGGCGAGTCCTCGGTGATCGACGACCACGAACCGTGGCTCACGCTGATCGGGCTGCGGCTCGTGTACCAGCGCAACGCGCCCAATTTCGCATAG
- the nadC gene encoding carboxylating nicotinate-nucleotide diphosphorylase gives MSTPELPLIDQNDGGCGDDCGCGDGEESGLDPALAQLLADAGLDPIEVEDIAHMALSEDLDGGVDVTTVATVPEEAEAVADFVAREDGVVAGLRIAEAVFSVVCTEAFEVERHAEDGDTVTAGQLLLSVRSRTRDLLTAERSALNIMCRLSGIATATRRWADALEGTSAKVRDTRKTTPGLRALEKYAVRCGGGVNHRMSLSDAALVKDNHVVAAGGVAQAFKAVREAFPEVPIEVEVDTLDQVGEVLEAGADLILLDNFTVEQTARAVALVAGRAVLESSGRLTLDTARAYAGTGVDYLAVGALTHSSPILDIGLDLREAV, from the coding sequence GTGAGCACCCCCGAACTTCCCCTGATCGACCAGAACGACGGCGGCTGCGGCGACGACTGCGGCTGCGGCGACGGCGAGGAGAGCGGCCTCGACCCCGCGCTGGCGCAGCTGCTCGCAGACGCGGGCCTGGACCCGATCGAGGTCGAGGACATCGCGCACATGGCGCTGTCCGAGGACCTGGACGGCGGCGTGGACGTGACGACGGTGGCGACCGTGCCGGAGGAGGCCGAGGCCGTCGCCGACTTCGTCGCGCGCGAGGACGGTGTCGTGGCCGGTCTGCGCATCGCCGAGGCCGTGTTCTCCGTGGTCTGCACCGAGGCCTTCGAGGTGGAGCGGCACGCGGAGGACGGAGACACCGTCACGGCCGGCCAGCTGCTGCTGTCGGTGCGCTCGCGCACCCGTGACCTGCTCACGGCGGAGCGCAGCGCGCTGAACATCATGTGCCGGCTGTCGGGCATCGCGACGGCCACCCGCCGCTGGGCCGACGCGCTGGAGGGCACCTCGGCGAAGGTCCGCGACACCCGCAAGACCACGCCGGGCCTGCGCGCGCTGGAGAAGTACGCGGTGCGCTGCGGCGGCGGCGTCAACCACCGCATGTCGCTCTCGGACGCGGCGCTGGTCAAGGACAACCACGTGGTCGCGGCGGGCGGTGTCGCGCAGGCCTTCAAGGCCGTGCGCGAGGCGTTCCCGGAGGTCCCCATCGAGGTCGAGGTCGACACCCTGGACCAGGTCGGCGAGGTCCTGGAGGCCGGCGCCGACCTGATCCTGCTGGACAACTTCACGGTCGAGCAGACCGCTCGGGCCGTGGCGCTGGTGGCCGGCCGCGCGGTGCTGGAGTCCTCGGGCCGCCTCACCCTGGACACGGCGCGCGCCTACGCCGGGACCGGCGTGGACTACCTGGCCGTCGGCGCGCTGACCCACTCCTCGCCGATCCTGGACATCGGGCTCGATCTGCGCGAGGCGGTGTAA
- a CDS encoding DUF397 domain-containing protein, which yields MTTQPAWRKSSFCSEGDACVYVATAPGALVKVADRADPAHLVLATTQAAWADFLRAVKETG from the coding sequence ATGACCACTCAGCCCGCGTGGCGGAAGTCCTCGTTCTGCAGTGAGGGCGACGCCTGCGTCTACGTCGCGACGGCGCCCGGCGCCCTCGTCAAGGTCGCCGACCGCGCCGACCCCGCCCACCTCGTCCTCGCCACCACCCAGGCCGCCTGGGCCGACTTCCTGCGTGCGGTCAAAGAGACCGGCTGA
- a CDS encoding Rossmann-like and DUF2520 domain-containing protein, with translation MNPSQQPRPARLAVGVVGAGRVGPALACALQQAGHRPVAVSGVSDTSVRRAARMLPDVPLVPPAQVLELADLVLLTVPDDALPSLVEGLAETGAVRPGQLLVHTSGRYGTSVLDPARRAGALPLALHPAMTFTGTEVDVQRLAGCSFGVTAPDELRLAAEALVIEMGGEPEWIAEENRPLYHAALALGANHLVTLVAQSMELLAKAGVERPDRMLGPLLGAALDNALRSGDAALTGPVARGDAGTVAAHVSELRRHAPAAVAGYLAMARTTADRALSHGLLKPELAEDLLGVLADTESDGGDR, from the coding sequence GTGAATCCATCACAGCAGCCACGCCCTGCCCGGCTCGCCGTCGGCGTCGTCGGAGCCGGCCGCGTCGGTCCCGCGCTGGCGTGCGCGCTCCAGCAGGCCGGTCACCGGCCCGTCGCCGTCTCCGGAGTCTCCGACACCTCCGTGCGCCGGGCCGCGCGCATGCTGCCCGATGTGCCGCTCGTGCCGCCCGCACAGGTGCTGGAGCTGGCCGACCTGGTGCTCCTCACCGTCCCCGACGACGCACTGCCGTCCCTCGTGGAGGGCCTCGCCGAGACCGGCGCGGTCCGCCCCGGACAGCTCCTCGTGCACACCTCCGGCCGGTACGGGACCTCCGTGCTCGACCCGGCGCGCCGCGCGGGAGCCCTGCCGCTGGCCCTGCACCCGGCGATGACCTTCACCGGCACCGAGGTCGACGTGCAGCGGCTCGCCGGCTGCTCCTTCGGCGTCACCGCTCCCGACGAGCTGCGGCTGGCCGCCGAGGCCCTGGTCATCGAGATGGGCGGCGAACCCGAGTGGATCGCGGAGGAGAACCGTCCGCTTTATCACGCGGCCCTCGCCCTCGGCGCGAACCACCTGGTCACTCTGGTCGCCCAGTCGATGGAGCTGCTGGCCAAGGCCGGCGTGGAGCGTCCCGACCGGATGCTCGGCCCGCTGCTCGGCGCGGCCCTCGACAACGCCCTGCGCTCCGGCGACGCCGCCCTGACCGGGCCGGTGGCCCGCGGGGACGCCGGAACGGTCGCCGCGCACGTCTCCGAGCTGCGCCGGCACGCGCCCGCCGCGGTCGCCGGATATCTGGCGATGGCCCGCACCACCGCGGACCGCGCCCTCTCGCACGGTCTGCTCAAGCCCGAACTCGCCGAGGACCTTCTCGGTGTGCTCGCCGACACGGAGTCCGACGGGGGCGACCGGTGA
- a CDS encoding threonine aldolase family protein, producing the protein MSDDNEDTERRKRLVAAWRGAGRTLSRSLLEPTVGELLGALAEAPYDMDGPADVYGDGVVTALEREVADLLGTEDAAFFPSGTMAQQIALRCWAGRTGNPVVALHPMSHPERWEGDALSAVSGLRVAHPTTEPRQPTAEEVATLREPFGTLMVELPLRDAGFLLPTWEELEALTRAARERDAVVHFDGARLWESTVHFGRTLPEIAGLADSVYVSFYKSLGGLSGAALAGPREFVEETRVWRHRYGGQIFRQFPQALSALAGLERELPRLPSYVAQARMVAAALRSAFADSGVPWARIHPEEPHTHQFQVWLPYEADRLTEAGLRQAEETGTVLFRRWSADGPPGLAVTELDITEPGLSWTESDVREAVSAFVARI; encoded by the coding sequence ATGAGTGACGACAACGAGGACACGGAACGCAGGAAGCGGCTGGTCGCGGCCTGGCGCGGGGCGGGCCGGACCCTGTCCCGCAGTCTGCTGGAGCCCACGGTGGGGGAGCTGCTCGGCGCGCTGGCCGAGGCCCCGTACGACATGGACGGCCCGGCCGACGTGTACGGCGACGGGGTCGTGACGGCGCTGGAGCGCGAGGTCGCGGACCTGCTGGGGACCGAGGACGCGGCGTTCTTCCCCAGCGGGACGATGGCGCAGCAGATCGCGCTGCGGTGCTGGGCGGGCCGCACCGGGAACCCGGTGGTGGCACTGCACCCGATGAGCCATCCGGAGCGGTGGGAGGGTGACGCGCTGTCCGCCGTCTCCGGTCTGCGGGTGGCGCACCCGACGACGGAGCCGCGCCAGCCGACGGCCGAGGAGGTCGCGACCCTGCGGGAGCCCTTCGGCACGCTGATGGTGGAGCTGCCCCTGCGGGACGCGGGCTTCCTGCTGCCCACCTGGGAGGAGCTGGAGGCCCTGACCAGGGCGGCCCGGGAGCGGGACGCGGTGGTCCACTTCGACGGGGCCCGGCTGTGGGAGTCCACCGTCCACTTCGGGCGCACCCTGCCGGAGATCGCGGGGCTCGCGGACTCCGTCTACGTCTCCTTCTACAAGTCGCTCGGCGGCCTGAGCGGGGCGGCGCTGGCGGGGCCGCGGGAATTCGTGGAGGAGACCAGGGTCTGGCGCCACCGCTACGGCGGCCAGATCTTCCGGCAGTTCCCGCAGGCCCTGTCGGCGCTGGCCGGACTGGAACGGGAACTTCCGCGGCTGCCGTCGTACGTGGCCCAGGCGCGGATGGTGGCCGCGGCCCTGCGCTCGGCGTTCGCGGACTCGGGGGTCCCGTGGGCGCGGATCCACCCGGAGGAGCCGCACACGCACCAGTTCCAGGTGTGGCTGCCCTACGAGGCGGACCGGCTGACGGAGGCGGGCCTGCGCCAGGCGGAGGAGACGGGCACGGTGCTCTTCCGCCGCTGGTCCGCGGACGGCCCGCCGGGCCTGGCGGTGACCGAGCTCGACATCACGGAGCCGGGCCTGTCCTGGACGGAATCCGACGTCCGGGAGGCGGTCTCGGCCTTCGTGGCCCGCATCTAG
- a CDS encoding DUF5937 family protein: MSVTIDIAGLPTERITFAPSPLAELCMSLHALSQPAHHPGLASWTTATAASLDPCLADRLLDADFMWRSSFSDIFMPFAGLPGGTGRPAATLAEELDVLDRLDDEQFVRAALEHCWLALYNEGGPASSPLADPAARARALETAAARGPRQLEFSVRLLDDTAAVRVWMRRLLEDCEEAFFAETWKRVEPGQSADARHKSEVLRRKGLPAALKEVSAALSVDGGGSTITVDKMVHGSATATDPRIGTGLVFVPTNFGWPHLLVLHAPGWRPVVHYPLGSPEPASAPGSVELLQRRMEALAHPLRMRLCRSLARAPYTTSELATVHGITAPEVSRHLAVLKRAGLMHTRRQGRYAQHQLDLPVVARIGSDFIEGILR, translated from the coding sequence ATGAGCGTCACCATCGACATCGCCGGCCTGCCCACCGAGCGGATCACTTTCGCGCCCTCCCCGCTCGCGGAGCTCTGCATGTCCCTGCACGCGCTCTCCCAGCCCGCGCACCACCCCGGGCTGGCCTCCTGGACCACCGCCACCGCCGCGTCGCTCGATCCGTGTCTCGCGGACCGGCTGCTGGACGCCGATTTCATGTGGCGGAGCTCCTTCTCCGACATCTTCATGCCCTTCGCCGGGCTCCCCGGCGGAACGGGGCGGCCGGCCGCGACGCTGGCCGAGGAGCTGGACGTACTCGACCGGCTGGACGACGAGCAGTTCGTGCGGGCCGCCCTGGAGCACTGCTGGCTGGCGCTCTACAACGAGGGCGGCCCGGCCTCCTCGCCGCTGGCGGACCCGGCGGCGCGGGCCAGGGCGCTGGAGACGGCCGCGGCCCGCGGTCCGCGCCAGCTGGAGTTCTCCGTGCGTCTGCTGGACGACACGGCGGCCGTACGGGTGTGGATGCGGCGCCTCCTGGAGGACTGCGAGGAGGCCTTCTTCGCCGAGACGTGGAAGCGCGTCGAGCCCGGTCAGAGCGCCGACGCCCGGCACAAGAGCGAGGTGCTGCGCCGCAAGGGGCTGCCGGCCGCGCTCAAGGAGGTCTCGGCGGCGCTGAGCGTCGACGGGGGCGGTAGCACCATCACCGTCGACAAGATGGTCCACGGGTCGGCCACCGCGACCGATCCCCGAATAGGCACCGGCCTGGTCTTCGTACCGACCAACTTCGGCTGGCCGCACCTGCTGGTGCTGCACGCTCCGGGCTGGCGGCCGGTGGTCCACTATCCGCTCGGCAGTCCCGAACCGGCCTCCGCGCCGGGCTCGGTGGAGCTGCTGCAGCGGCGGATGGAGGCGCTGGCGCATCCCCTGCGGATGAGGCTGTGCCGGAGTCTGGCGCGGGCCCCGTACACGACGAGCGAACTGGCGACCGTGCACGGGATCACCGCGCCGGAGGTGTCGCGCCATCTGGCCGTCCTGAAAAGGGCCGGTCTGATGCATACGCGACGACAGGGACGGTATGCCCAGCACCAGTTGGATCTGCCCGTGGTCGCCCGTATCGGATCTGACTTCATCGAGGGCATCCTCCGCTAG
- the panC gene encoding pantoate--beta-alanine ligase: protein MTDLLLHTAEELHKLARTGRRAVVMTMGALHEGHATLIRAAREQAGPEGQVVVTVFVNPLQFGAGEDLDRYPRTLDADLAIAEEAGADAVFAPAVDEVYPGGDPQVRITAGPMGGRLEGATRPGHFDGMLTVVAKLLHLTRPDLALFGQKDAQQLALIRRMVTDLNFPVEVVGVPTVREEDGLALSSRNRYLSAAERHTALALSRALFAGRDRLAAQAALRARAEASPASDERATALARLGEIRASADAHAVSAAVSAAGSGLPDAVRAAALHILEEAGRHEPPLVLDYLALVDPLDFTETGQDFTGQAVLAVAAKVGSTRLIDNIPLEFGAHS, encoded by the coding sequence GTGACCGATCTGCTGCTGCACACCGCCGAGGAGCTGCACAAGCTGGCGCGCACCGGCCGCCGGGCCGTGGTGATGACCATGGGCGCCCTCCACGAGGGCCACGCCACCTTGATCCGCGCGGCCCGTGAACAGGCCGGGCCCGAGGGCCAGGTCGTCGTCACCGTCTTCGTCAACCCGCTGCAGTTCGGGGCGGGCGAGGACCTCGACCGCTATCCCCGCACCCTCGACGCGGACCTGGCGATCGCCGAAGAGGCCGGCGCCGACGCCGTGTTCGCCCCCGCGGTCGACGAGGTCTACCCGGGCGGCGACCCGCAGGTGCGGATCACCGCCGGTCCGATGGGCGGGCGCCTCGAAGGGGCCACCCGTCCGGGGCACTTCGACGGAATGCTGACCGTCGTCGCCAAGCTGCTCCACCTCACCCGCCCCGACCTGGCCCTCTTCGGCCAGAAGGACGCGCAGCAACTGGCCCTGATCCGGCGGATGGTGACCGACCTGAACTTCCCCGTCGAGGTGGTCGGCGTACCGACCGTCCGCGAGGAGGACGGGCTCGCGCTGTCGTCCCGCAACCGCTACCTCTCCGCCGCCGAGCGGCACACCGCCCTGGCCCTGTCCCGTGCCCTGTTCGCCGGCCGCGACCGGCTGGCCGCGCAGGCGGCGCTGCGCGCCCGCGCCGAGGCCTCCCCGGCCAGCGACGAGCGGGCCACGGCCCTGGCCCGCCTCGGCGAGATCCGTGCCTCCGCCGACGCGCACGCCGTCTCGGCGGCCGTGTCCGCGGCCGGCTCCGGACTGCCGGACGCCGTACGGGCCGCCGCGCTGCACATCCTGGAGGAGGCGGGCCGCCACGAGCCGCCGCTCGTACTGGACTACCTGGCGCTGGTGGACCCGCTGGACTTCACCGAGACCGGTCAGGACTTCACCGGGCAGGCCGTGCTGGCCGTCGCCGCGAAGGTGGGCTCGACCCGGCTGATCGACAACATCCCATTGGAATTCGGAGCACACTCGTGA
- a CDS encoding CapA family protein, with amino-acid sequence MSLALAGCGLLGGPKEAPGTASDDAAGGSAGRSFTVAAAGDILIHPQLTGQAARDAKAAGHTGYDFDRIMAGVKPVISKADLGICHMEPVLGRPNGPFQTYPDFLVPPQIAKTIKNVGYDTCSTASNHTLDHGPEGVYRTLDTLDREGLKHTGSARNKEEDDKPLILDVKGVKVAQISFAFGFNGREVPKDKPWLANLISFKAIAAAEKKARAAGAEVVILSIHWGREHQPNPSNPQLELARRIAKETGINLVIGHHAHVVQPMEKVDGTWVAYGLGNQLARHDVPSGLTEEGAIGWFEFSEKDGAWDVRARFVPTFTDIPPDPESTPGSDLPGAQPEPVRDHRLVDVVEALKNDKNLLPEQRSRYRLAFERTQGTMLNRGAAKDGLRPLRELSE; translated from the coding sequence CTGAGCCTCGCGCTCGCGGGGTGCGGCCTGCTCGGTGGCCCGAAGGAGGCTCCCGGGACGGCCTCGGACGACGCGGCGGGCGGGAGCGCGGGCCGTTCCTTCACCGTCGCCGCCGCCGGGGACATCCTGATCCACCCCCAGCTGACCGGGCAGGCCGCCCGGGACGCCAAGGCGGCCGGGCACACGGGCTACGACTTCGACCGGATCATGGCCGGGGTCAAGCCGGTCATCAGCAAGGCCGACCTCGGCATCTGCCACATGGAGCCGGTCCTGGGCAGGCCGAACGGCCCGTTCCAGACCTACCCCGACTTCCTCGTCCCGCCGCAGATCGCCAAGACGATCAAGAACGTCGGGTACGACACCTGCTCGACGGCGTCGAACCACACCCTCGACCACGGCCCGGAGGGCGTGTACCGGACCCTGGACACCCTGGACCGGGAGGGCCTCAAGCACACCGGCTCCGCCCGGAACAAGGAAGAGGACGACAAGCCCCTGATCCTGGACGTCAAGGGCGTCAAGGTCGCCCAGATCTCCTTCGCCTTCGGCTTCAACGGGCGGGAAGTCCCCAAGGACAAGCCCTGGCTGGCCAACCTCATCAGCTTCAAGGCCATCGCCGCGGCCGAGAAGAAGGCCCGCGCGGCCGGCGCCGAGGTGGTGATCCTCTCCATCCACTGGGGCCGCGAGCACCAGCCGAACCCGAGCAACCCGCAGCTGGAACTGGCCCGCCGCATCGCCAAGGAGACCGGCATCAACCTGGTCATCGGCCACCACGCCCACGTCGTGCAGCCGATGGAGAAGGTCGACGGCACCTGGGTCGCCTACGGGCTCGGCAACCAGCTCGCCCGCCACGACGTGCCCAGCGGCCTGACCGAGGAGGGCGCCATCGGCTGGTTCGAGTTCAGCGAGAAGGACGGCGCGTGGGACGTCCGGGCCCGCTTCGTGCCCACCTTCACCGACATCCCGCCGGACCCCGAGAGCACCCCGGGATCGGACCTGCCCGGCGCACAGCCCGAGCCGGTGCGCGACCACCGCCTGGTCGATGTCGTGGAGGCCCTCAAGAACGACAAGAACCTGCTGCCCGAGCAGCGCTCCCGCTACCGCCTCGCCTTCGAGCGCACGCAGGGCACCATGCTCAACCGCGGCGCCGCCAAGGACGGACTGCGCCCCCTGCGCGAACTGTCCGAGTGA
- a CDS encoding L-aspartate oxidase yields MSTPGRGIPSGGAGAGTGIRLHAPAPGWSLDADVVVVGSGVAGLTAALRCAAGGRRTVVVTKARLDDGSTRWAQGGIAAALGEGDTPEQHLDDTLVAGAGLCDEEAVRLLVTEGPDAVRRLMDTGAVFDTSTETGEIELTREGGHHRRRIAHAGGDATGAEISRALVEAVQAAGIETVENALVLDLLQDAQGRTAGVTLHVMGEGQHDGVGAVHAPAVILATGGMGQVFSATTNPSVSTGDGVALALRAGAEVSDLEFVQFHPTVLFLGPDAEGQQPLVSEAVRGEGAYLVDADGVRFMQGQHELAELAPRDIVAKGIMRRMQEQGAQHMYLDARHFGAQMWEQRFPTILAACRSHGIDPVTEPIPVAPAAHYASGGVRTDLQGRTTVPGLYACGEVACTGVHGANRLASNSLLEGLVFAERIAEDIVAERAAGGGPGIPVPATGPLQPGGARYEVQRIMTEGAGVLRSAASLSAAADALEALYATALNDLEAHGKTAEPGVDTWEATNLLCVARVLVAAAQRRVETRGCHWREDHPERDDAHWRRHLVVRLSATEKRALVVVPTDSADFPSVHPLSTPSLEQ; encoded by the coding sequence GTGAGCACCCCAGGCAGAGGCATCCCGTCGGGCGGGGCAGGCGCGGGCACCGGTATACGGCTGCACGCACCGGCCCCCGGCTGGTCCCTCGACGCCGATGTCGTGGTCGTCGGTTCCGGCGTGGCGGGCCTGACCGCCGCGCTGCGCTGCGCCGCCGGGGGCCGCCGTACGGTCGTGGTCACCAAGGCCCGGCTCGACGACGGCTCCACCCGCTGGGCCCAGGGCGGTATCGCCGCGGCCCTCGGCGAGGGCGACACCCCGGAGCAGCACCTCGACGACACCCTGGTCGCGGGCGCGGGCCTGTGCGACGAGGAGGCCGTACGGCTGCTCGTCACCGAGGGCCCGGACGCGGTCCGGCGGCTGATGGACACCGGCGCGGTCTTCGACACCTCCACGGAGACCGGCGAGATAGAACTCACCCGCGAGGGCGGCCACCACCGCCGCCGGATCGCGCACGCGGGCGGCGACGCCACCGGCGCCGAGATCTCGCGGGCACTGGTCGAGGCCGTCCAGGCCGCGGGCATCGAGACCGTGGAGAACGCCCTCGTACTGGACCTGCTGCAGGACGCACAGGGCCGTACGGCCGGTGTCACCCTGCACGTCATGGGCGAGGGCCAGCACGACGGGGTCGGCGCCGTCCACGCGCCCGCCGTGATCCTCGCGACCGGCGGCATGGGCCAGGTGTTCTCCGCGACCACCAACCCGTCGGTGTCCACCGGTGACGGCGTGGCGCTGGCGCTGCGCGCCGGCGCGGAGGTCTCCGACCTCGAGTTCGTGCAGTTCCACCCGACGGTGCTCTTCCTCGGCCCGGACGCCGAGGGGCAGCAGCCGCTGGTGTCGGAGGCGGTCCGCGGCGAGGGCGCGTACCTCGTCGACGCGGACGGCGTGCGCTTCATGCAGGGGCAGCACGAGCTCGCCGAGCTGGCGCCGCGCGACATCGTCGCCAAGGGCATCATGCGCCGCATGCAGGAGCAGGGCGCGCAGCACATGTACCTCGACGCCCGGCACTTCGGCGCGCAGATGTGGGAGCAGCGCTTCCCGACGATCCTGGCCGCCTGCCGCTCGCACGGCATCGACCCGGTGACCGAGCCCATCCCGGTGGCACCGGCCGCGCACTACGCGTCCGGCGGTGTGCGGACCGACCTGCAGGGGCGGACCACGGTCCCCGGCCTGTACGCCTGCGGCGAGGTCGCCTGCACCGGTGTGCACGGCGCGAACCGGCTGGCCTCCAACTCCCTGCTGGAAGGCCTGGTCTTCGCCGAGCGGATCGCCGAGGACATCGTCGCCGAGCGGGCCGCGGGCGGCGGGCCGGGCATACCCGTCCCGGCGACCGGACCGCTGCAGCCCGGCGGTGCCCGGTACGAGGTCCAGCGGATCATGACGGAGGGCGCGGGCGTGCTGCGCTCGGCCGCCTCGCTGAGCGCGGCCGCCGACGCCCTGGAGGCGCTGTACGCCACCGCCCTGAACGATCTCGAAGCGCACGGCAAGACCGCCGAGCCGGGCGTGGACACCTGGGAGGCCACGAACCTGCTGTGCGTGGCGCGGGTCCTGGTCGCCGCGGCGCAGCGGCGCGTGGAGACCCGCGGCTGCCACTGGCGCGAGGACCACCCCGAGCGGGACGATGCGCACTGGCGCCGCCACCTCGTCGTCCGGCTCTCGGCGACCGAGAAGCGCGCCCTGGTCGTCGTACCCACCGACTCCGCGGACTTCCCGTCCGTGCACCCCCTGAGCACCCCGAGCCTGGAGCAGTGA